Proteins co-encoded in one Ignavibacteria bacterium genomic window:
- a CDS encoding T9SS type A sorting domain-containing protein produces the protein MKILKLLSALVLLSSLLFAQNPEWMHFYSRGRVEAQAFENEYLWIGTANMLTKLNRFDGQKEYFLPGKCITSIAVDSQKVKWIGVYSEGLMKFDGQTWMKFDHLNSPLPDSMITSVAVDQKGNKWIGMKSSGLAKFDGQSWTIFNKSNSGLPDNFVTKVLVDQQGILWIGTAYGKLVKFDGENWSSDSIANSISSIAIDKKGVKWVGSNDGIVKVDGGIKTLFSYRNSGLPFADHTEYHIAVDQSWNKWIGVLGAGLVKFNDTTWTVFNDSNSGLPDNYVTDIAIDPQGNKWIGTDLGSLVKYDGQTWSPYITTNSALPHSYIRAICTDSMGVKWFCTDAMGIVKFDGKEWIHYPKNLTSISMAVDQEGNKWVATLDGIAKFNDTTWTFYNPSNSGMPDYLVMSVAVDRKGNKWIGTDFKGLVKYDGKTWTQYYERNSAFPRSRVNIIVFDKSDTIWIGTDNAGLVKFDGQTFTSYLIPGEEPSLRSIHGLAVDEQGNKWIGTSGGGLVKFDGKNWTIFNKSNSAIPDNFITSIAIDSKGNKWMIGNNRGVIKFDGNNYTVYSSANSDIKFDGVTALEADPRGNLWIAGYGGLSVFREGGVVLSEVSGIDIRQPENYSLKQNYPNPFNPTTTISYSIPENSLVKLIVFDLLGREVTTLVNDFLTAGSHTLKFNASGLPSGMYIYTLQAGKFRDSKKLMLVK, from the coding sequence GTGAAAATTCTAAAACTTCTTTCAGCTCTTGTTTTACTTTCTTCTCTTTTATTTGCACAAAATCCGGAATGGATGCACTTTTATTCCCGGGGCAGAGTGGAGGCTCAGGCTTTTGAAAATGAGTATCTCTGGATTGGAACGGCTAATATGTTAACAAAACTGAACAGATTTGACGGGCAAAAGGAGTATTTCCTCCCTGGCAAATGTATCACTTCAATTGCTGTCGATTCCCAGAAGGTCAAATGGATCGGAGTTTATAGTGAGGGCCTTATGAAATTTGACGGACAAACTTGGATGAAGTTTGATCACCTGAATTCCCCCTTGCCCGACAGCATGATTACATCTGTTGCGGTTGACCAAAAGGGGAATAAGTGGATTGGAATGAAAAGCTCCGGACTTGCAAAATTCGACGGCCAGAGCTGGACAATTTTTAACAAATCCAATTCTGGATTACCCGATAACTTTGTTACTAAGGTCCTGGTCGACCAGCAGGGGATTTTATGGATCGGAACGGCTTACGGAAAACTTGTAAAATTTGACGGGGAGAACTGGTCTTCTGACAGCATAGCTAACTCTATCAGCTCAATTGCTATAGATAAGAAAGGAGTTAAATGGGTCGGATCAAATGATGGGATTGTTAAAGTTGATGGTGGTATTAAAACTCTTTTTTCTTACCGCAATTCCGGCCTCCCGTTTGCAGACCACACCGAGTACCATATAGCTGTTGACCAAAGCTGGAATAAATGGATTGGAGTTCTGGGAGCCGGTCTTGTAAAGTTTAATGATACTACATGGACAGTTTTTAATGACTCTAATTCCGGCTTGCCGGATAATTATGTTACTGATATAGCCATAGACCCACAGGGCAACAAATGGATCGGAACTGATCTCGGATCACTGGTTAAATACGACGGACAAACCTGGTCCCCGTACATTACTACTAACTCCGCATTGCCCCATTCCTATATAAGAGCCATCTGTACAGATTCTATGGGAGTCAAATGGTTCTGTACTGATGCCATGGGAATTGTAAAATTCGACGGCAAGGAATGGATCCATTACCCCAAAAATTTAACTTCTATTTCTATGGCCGTGGACCAGGAAGGCAATAAATGGGTGGCTACTTTGGATGGAATTGCTAAATTCAATGACACCACATGGACATTTTATAACCCGTCTAATTCCGGCATGCCTGATTACTTAGTTATGTCGGTTGCAGTCGACAGGAAGGGGAATAAATGGATAGGAACTGATTTTAAGGGACTTGTAAAATATGACGGAAAGACATGGACTCAATATTATGAACGCAATTCTGCTTTTCCCAGGAGCAGGGTAAATATTATTGTTTTCGATAAATCAGACACTATCTGGATCGGTACTGATAACGCCGGACTTGTGAAATTCGACGGACAGACATTTACCTCGTATTTAATCCCGGGGGAGGAACCCTCTTTAAGAAGCATTCATGGTCTTGCTGTTGATGAACAGGGAAATAAATGGATCGGTACATCGGGAGGCGGACTAGTTAAATTTGACGGGAAGAACTGGACTATTTTCAATAAATCCAATTCAGCTATCCCTGATAACTTTATTACTTCAATTGCCATTGACAGCAAGGGAAATAAATGGATGATTGGGAATAATCGCGGCGTTATTAAGTTTGATGGAAATAATTATACAGTCTACTCCTCAGCAAATTCTGACATTAAGTTCGACGGCGTTACTGCACTGGAAGCAGATCCCCGGGGGAATTTATGGATTGCCGGATATGGAGGGCTTTCTGTTTTTAGGGAGGGAGGAGTCGTCCTTTCAGAGGTCAGTGGAATTGATATCAGACAGCCTGAAAACTATTCTCTTAAACAGAATTATCCGAACCCGTTTAACCCGACGACAACTATTTCTTACTCGATTCCAGAAAACAGCCTCGTAAAACTCATCGTTTTCGATCTGCTTGGAAGAGAAGTAACAACACTTGTAAATGATTTCTTGACTGCAGGAAGTCACACTCTAAAGTTTAACGCCTCCGGTCTTCCAAGCGGAATGTACATATATACATTACAGGCAGGAAAGTTCAGGGATTCAAAAAAGCTGATGCTTGTAAAGTGA
- a CDS encoding T9SS type A sorting domain-containing protein, whose translation MNLFKAFSLLLILSNLVFGQTKQFFNYLKQSEIMSLAFEGQYTWVATRNYLAKIDMHTGAKEYFLVGLDITSVAVDINNNKWIGTASHGLIKYDGQNWTEYHPSNSGLPQNGAQTILTDKKGNIWIPSWGTGLIKFDGSKWTVFDTSNSGIISNKFEEIEIDQEGNVWIGCSYKGLSKFDGVSWKNYDLSKAGIPNNYINSMTVDLKGNVWIGSVSTLVKFDGNTWTKYLVSKLEPFKSVTSISVDQKNNKWIGTNFGLFKFNDSASCQWDSLKVNSPIAFVTSTSADPQDNLWVVFYGGLYKYDGENWTAFNPSNSGLPESEIQSMEADRKGDIWFGLVDGPYSNLVQFDGKCWYPHNVTSNSINSIASADDGNLWIGTNYGLLRYGNGTKTLQYLLKYGISSNKINRLVFDKERNLWIGTPEGLLKLDGNNFTVFNTSNSRLPDNNITLIKPDPSGNLWVGTPGGIAVINGENFRVIDTKNSDIPSGQISSVAFDKFGDTWVGICNTGLAKYDGQNFSLLSRANSGLPSDLINSVQTDAKGNIWIASDDGLIKFDGVNWKVYNTRNSGILSDRIRCMAKDSMDNWWLATDIGVSVFNEEGISLSEDGSILVNVNNNILNNPGAFSLSQNYPNPFNPSTAISYNLAVQSKVNLRVFDMLGREVAALVDREQGPGTYHVQFNASGLPSGMYIYTLQAGKFKDSKKLLLVK comes from the coding sequence ATGAACCTTTTTAAAGCCTTTTCACTCTTGCTCATTTTATCTAACCTGGTCTTCGGCCAGACAAAACAGTTTTTTAATTATCTCAAACAGTCTGAAATAATGTCTCTGGCTTTTGAAGGACAGTACACATGGGTGGCTACAAGAAATTACCTGGCCAAAATCGACATGCATACAGGAGCAAAGGAATATTTCCTGGTTGGCCTGGATATTACTTCAGTTGCTGTAGATATTAATAACAACAAGTGGATCGGAACGGCTTCCCACGGCCTCATCAAATACGACGGGCAAAACTGGACGGAATATCATCCCTCCAACTCAGGCTTGCCTCAAAATGGTGCACAGACCATACTTACCGACAAAAAGGGAAATATTTGGATCCCTTCCTGGGGTACCGGCCTCATAAAGTTCGACGGCTCTAAATGGACGGTCTTTGATACCTCTAATTCCGGCATAATATCAAATAAATTTGAAGAAATTGAAATCGACCAGGAGGGAAATGTCTGGATAGGATGCTCCTATAAAGGACTCTCAAAATTTGACGGTGTGAGCTGGAAAAATTATGACCTCTCAAAGGCCGGAATCCCTAATAATTATATCAATTCTATGACTGTAGACCTGAAAGGAAACGTGTGGATCGGAAGTGTGAGCACACTCGTGAAATTTGACGGAAATACCTGGACAAAATATTTAGTCTCTAAGTTAGAACCTTTTAAGTCTGTTACATCAATAAGCGTCGATCAAAAGAATAATAAGTGGATAGGCACTAATTTCGGGCTCTTTAAGTTCAACGACTCCGCCTCATGTCAATGGGATAGCCTGAAAGTTAATAGCCCGATTGCTTTCGTTACCTCAACTTCCGCAGACCCGCAGGATAACTTATGGGTTGTGTTCTACGGGGGATTGTATAAATACGACGGAGAAAACTGGACTGCCTTTAATCCCTCTAACTCCGGGCTGCCTGAAAGCGAAATCCAGTCCATGGAGGCCGACCGGAAAGGCGACATATGGTTTGGGCTCGTGGACGGACCTTACAGCAACCTCGTTCAATTCGACGGCAAATGCTGGTATCCGCATAATGTTACAAGTAATTCTATTAACTCCATTGCCTCAGCGGATGATGGTAACTTGTGGATAGGTACAAACTATGGGCTTTTAAGATATGGAAATGGTACTAAAACATTACAATATCTTTTGAAGTATGGTATAAGCAGTAATAAGATAAACAGGCTCGTATTTGACAAAGAGCGCAATCTGTGGATAGGAACTCCTGAGGGGCTCTTAAAATTGGACGGGAACAACTTCACTGTTTTTAATACATCAAATTCCAGGCTGCCTGATAACAATATTACACTTATTAAACCCGATCCTAGTGGAAACCTTTGGGTGGGAACTCCAGGGGGAATTGCCGTAATAAACGGAGAGAACTTCAGGGTGATTGATACCAAAAATTCTGATATTCCGAGCGGCCAAATTTCCTCTGTTGCATTCGACAAATTTGGTGATACATGGGTCGGAATATGTAATACCGGTCTGGCAAAGTATGACGGTCAAAACTTCAGTCTCTTGAGCCGGGCCAATTCCGGCTTGCCAAGCGATCTGATCAACTCTGTTCAAACTGACGCAAAGGGAAATATCTGGATCGCCAGTGACGACGGGCTTATTAAGTTTGACGGAGTGAACTGGAAGGTTTATAATACCCGGAACTCCGGCATATTATCCGACAGGATTAGATGCATGGCAAAAGATTCAATGGACAATTGGTGGCTTGCCACCGATATCGGCGTCTCTGTTTTCAATGAAGAAGGCATTAGCTTATCTGAAGATGGTTCGATACTGGTGAATGTTAATAATAATATTCTTAATAACCCCGGGGCCTTCAGCTTAAGTCAGAATTATCCGAACCCGTTTAATCCTTCTACAGCTATCAGCTACAACCTGGCAGTACAATCTAAAGTTAATCTGAGAGTCTTTGACATGCTTGGGCGTGAAGTGGCAGCCCTGGTGGACAGGGAACAGGGTCCGGGCACTTACCATGTTCAGTTTAACGCCTCCGGTCTTCCAAGCGGAATGTACATATATACATTACAGGCAGGAAAGTTCAAAGATTCAAAGAAGCTGCTTCTTGTTAAGTAA
- a CDS encoding T9SS type A sorting domain-containing protein, with protein MKRYFLLFMLLIFALTYRTSPAQTTSSTSYSGNLVKISMLSKSASLSDTLGRWVDYSYYSPQVIHVNRTYYNTHVTLPERSYLIKQNMGYRGYFIEQFWGQNYIETEGQNVSRPFSITGTGWDVIPPYFIETTEVTSLSCGSWLINGSLGNAFIGNNDSLHIFKGIVGREYSQSMEENLVSILGPVGSRYLAAFMTNENNSWKYEYRLVDLSNSPYIGEYSRPINFEGDPNLYKRAVIFEKLRKIRDDLYIVQSEEDWVRFYKFADTSFNFIKFQPGGPGNEIFSGKNAKWDFRNNRLYKFSGRELTSYDFNLSDTTLINRRVLISSDSYGDSIGVDRNFRYAALITRDSLKIYDIDKERYINSICIAGINRPVRPVVDSPYVYLHQTTFEENSSILSVEENSSTVKSYSLSAYPNPFNPVTTLEFNIPSAGKVELKIYDALGKEVTTLVSEERKEGSYKVRFNASSLPSGIYLCRMSAGSYTITKKVVLLK; from the coding sequence ATGAAAAGGTATTTTTTGTTATTCATGCTCTTAATTTTCGCGCTGACTTATAGAACATCCCCTGCGCAGACCACCAGTTCTACCAGCTATTCCGGCAACCTCGTAAAAATTTCAATGCTCAGTAAGTCCGCATCGCTCTCAGATACCCTTGGCCGCTGGGTGGACTATAGCTATTATTCTCCTCAGGTCATTCATGTAAACCGTACATATTACAACACGCATGTAACTCTTCCTGAACGCAGCTATCTGATAAAGCAAAATATGGGCTACAGAGGCTACTTTATTGAGCAGTTCTGGGGACAGAATTACATTGAGACTGAAGGGCAGAATGTCTCAAGACCTTTCAGTATTACAGGAACAGGGTGGGACGTTATTCCTCCTTATTTTATTGAAACAACGGAAGTTACATCATTATCCTGCGGCAGCTGGCTTATTAATGGATCGCTAGGCAACGCTTTTATAGGCAATAATGACAGCCTCCATATTTTTAAGGGAATTGTCGGGCGGGAATACAGCCAGTCGATGGAGGAAAACCTGGTTTCCATTTTAGGACCAGTTGGCAGCCGCTACCTGGCAGCTTTTATGACAAACGAAAACAACTCATGGAAATATGAATACCGTCTGGTGGACCTCTCAAATTCACCTTACATCGGTGAATATAGCCGGCCTATTAACTTTGAAGGTGACCCTAACCTTTATAAAAGGGCAGTAATTTTTGAAAAATTAAGGAAAATACGCGATGATCTTTATATAGTTCAGAGCGAGGAAGATTGGGTGCGGTTTTACAAATTCGCCGATACAAGTTTTAATTTTATTAAGTTTCAGCCTGGTGGACCCGGCAATGAAATCTTCTCTGGGAAAAATGCGAAGTGGGATTTCAGGAATAACAGGTTGTACAAGTTTTCGGGCAGAGAGCTGACTTCTTATGATTTTAACCTTTCAGATACCACACTCATTAACAGGAGAGTACTCATTAGCTCAGACTCTTATGGGGACAGCATCGGAGTAGACAGGAATTTCAGGTACGCAGCACTGATAACCAGAGATTCACTGAAAATATATGACATTGACAAGGAGCGCTATATAAATTCAATATGTATTGCAGGTATCAACAGACCGGTCAGACCCGTAGTGGATTCACCTTATGTTTACCTGCATCAGACTACATTTGAAGAAAACAGCTCAATTCTTTCTGTTGAAGAAAATAGTTCAACTGTAAAAAGCTACTCGCTTTCAGCTTATCCCAACCCGTTTAACCCGGTGACAACGCTGGAATTTAATATACCTTCAGCAGGAAAAGTTGAACTTAAGATTTATGATGCTCTGGGTAAGGAAGTAACAACACTTGTGAGTGAAGAAAGGAAAGAGGGGAGCTATAAGGTACGGTTCAACGCATCCTCGCTTCCAAGCGGAATATACTTATGCCGAATGAGCGCAGGGAGTTATACTATAACAAAGAAAGTAGTTTTATTAAAATAA
- a CDS encoding T9SS type A sorting domain-containing protein produces MRCFISFLLFSLITLLCGTSIAQNQGHNYRGNLVKIDMTAKSVNLSDTLGNWYDTYTPLSTGQYTEENSYYYDHLTLKGNSYFLKDTHGGSGPYISMSWGHKILVNESKKTERSFSSSGDVWCGMVNYLMTNTEVTPVCSGAWLINGVDGSAFINDNDSLTVFYNHNGYDQETQALEGNLVTILGKVSDRYLAVIENGYVRYECRLVDLSHSPDIAEGSSTPIKFYGVPDGGNPDWARDRQLFRRAAKICNNLYLFQSEYNPQLHFFRFDDTCFTYIKTLSDSPEPVSTSHNAHWIFKNNKLYVDGFLTYEFNPSDTTFINKRELPGFLKASGETAVDWNFNYAVQIDGDTLRIYDINKGCYINAISIKGVNKPFRPVIDYPYVYLHQTIVEENNSILAVEENNSAVRTYSLSAYPNPFNPVTTLEFNIPTAGKVELKIYDALGKEVTTLVSEERKEGSYKVQFNASSLPSGIYLCRMSAGSYSITKKLVLLK; encoded by the coding sequence ATGCGTTGTTTTATTTCTTTCCTTTTATTCTCGCTTATTACACTTTTGTGTGGAACCTCTATTGCCCAGAACCAGGGGCACAATTACCGTGGAAACCTTGTCAAAATTGACATGACGGCTAAATCCGTTAATCTTTCCGATACGCTTGGAAACTGGTATGATACCTATACCCCTCTAAGCACAGGCCAGTACACAGAGGAAAATTCCTATTATTACGATCACCTTACGCTTAAAGGAAATTCTTACTTCCTCAAAGATACCCATGGCGGTTCGGGTCCTTACATCTCGATGTCCTGGGGACATAAAATTCTTGTAAATGAAAGCAAAAAAACTGAAAGAAGCTTTAGCAGCTCGGGTGACGTATGGTGCGGAATGGTGAATTATCTGATGACAAATACAGAAGTTACACCTGTATGCTCAGGCGCATGGCTCATAAATGGAGTAGATGGCAGCGCTTTTATAAATGATAATGACAGTTTAACGGTATTTTACAACCATAATGGCTATGATCAGGAAACCCAGGCACTGGAAGGAAACTTGGTGACCATTTTAGGAAAAGTGTCGGACCGCTACCTGGCAGTAATTGAGAATGGGTACGTCAGATACGAATGCCGTCTTGTCGATCTTTCGCACTCTCCTGATATTGCAGAAGGAAGCAGTACCCCTATTAAGTTTTACGGCGTTCCTGATGGAGGCAACCCGGATTGGGCCAGGGACCGTCAGCTTTTTAGAAGAGCAGCGAAGATCTGCAATAACCTCTATCTTTTCCAGAGCGAATATAATCCGCAGCTCCATTTCTTCAGGTTTGACGATACATGCTTTACTTATATAAAAACCCTTTCTGATAGTCCGGAACCCGTCAGTACTTCCCACAATGCCCATTGGATTTTTAAGAATAACAAACTTTATGTAGATGGCTTCCTGACATATGAATTTAATCCCTCAGACACAACTTTTATTAACAAAAGAGAACTGCCGGGATTCCTTAAGGCTTCGGGTGAAACCGCGGTTGACTGGAACTTTAATTATGCGGTTCAAATTGATGGCGACACACTCAGGATATATGACATAAACAAGGGATGCTATATAAACGCAATAAGCATTAAGGGCGTCAATAAACCGTTCAGGCCTGTAATAGATTATCCTTACGTTTATCTGCATCAGACTATAGTGGAAGAAAACAATTCAATCCTGGCTGTTGAAGAAAATAATTCAGCTGTTAGAACCTACTCGCTTTCGGCATACCCAAATCCGTTTAACCCTGTAACAACACTGGAATTTAATATACCTACAGCAGGGAAAGTGGAATTAAAGATTTATGACGCACTCGGAAAAGAAGTAACAACACTTGTGAGTGAAGAAAGGAAAGAGGGGAGCTATAAAGTTCAGTTCAACGCTTCATCGCTCCCAAGCGGAATATACTTATGCCGAATGAGCGCAGGAAGTTATTCTATTACAAAGAAGCTAGTATTATTAAAATAA
- a CDS encoding 50S ribosomal protein L28 gives MSRVCEICGKGPITGHNVSHANNRTKTRWLPNLQNVNAIVDGKKTKMKVCTTCLKSNKVVKAVA, from the coding sequence ATGTCAAGAGTATGCGAAATTTGCGGTAAAGGTCCTATCACAGGTCATAACGTAAGTCATGCTAACAACAGGACTAAGACCAGATGGCTTCCTAACCTGCAGAATGTAAATGCTATAGTAGACGGCAAAAAAACAAAAATGAAAGTTTGCACAACTTGCCTTAAGAGCAATAAAGTTGTAAAAGCTGTTGCATAA
- a CDS encoding DUF2085 domain-containing protein: protein MKIKIKYFLFILMLIWFTGIFLNVLVPCVEFPAGVYLFSELCYSHVCHQITEKTIFILGRPLLVCSRCFGIYAGLFAASLFSLFISVKRPLRKKYLIFAGIPMLLDVMLYSVNIYNYSKITAFLTGLLLGSVGFFYILGAFEKFIAELKSQDRNLN from the coding sequence ATGAAGATAAAAATTAAATATTTTCTGTTTATTCTGATGTTAATATGGTTTACGGGAATTTTTCTTAATGTCCTTGTTCCCTGCGTTGAATTTCCAGCGGGAGTCTACCTCTTCAGTGAACTCTGCTATAGTCACGTATGTCATCAGATAACGGAAAAGACAATTTTTATCCTTGGGCGGCCTCTTCTTGTATGTTCAAGGTGCTTCGGCATTTACGCGGGGCTTTTTGCAGCTTCTCTTTTTTCCCTCTTCATTTCAGTCAAAAGACCATTAAGAAAAAAGTACCTCATTTTTGCAGGCATTCCGATGCTGCTTGACGTAATGCTTTATTCTGTTAACATTTATAATTATTCCAAAATAACAGCTTTTCTTACCGGGCTTCTTTTAGGTTCAGTTGGTTTTTTTTATATTTTGGGAGCTTTTGAAAAATTTATTGCAGAATTAAAATCTCAGGATAGGAATCTTAATTGA
- a CDS encoding TonB-dependent receptor, with product MIKKIIILAWAIPCLLLAQENTERKQQSVELPEFVITGVERVSLPTVTKPKAELVPVMSEEFFKPVYSPEDLPIAEISNPVKKEVTFNSTGSRYKGALSLGAGYYRLPGAELTYGSGFDGGAFFGRLWTLNDRAYVPNSNKSGLGLDLSTSFFSSDTSGFLPGTVYKMGGGYNMNSYKFFASDNPDETRNMHKGNLRLSMSNLTSDYFKISLDVTDNMLYLSDRDFGENLLWLKGGIETGYNGFKIAGDANVKYQNMNEKINGKSAVGFMDARASLKLKPTGDWQFGFGLYYATTDSSWMLLPQGFFFLKISNQISLLGELVPQADFLSAGDLAGINKYYNLNIGHVFQKNPINLNVALKYEFDTYFEIEGGVKYSRFDNYAYFRTNKLESRIIDLPGTVYPPKGKYYVSTTKANRLMGYANLLFHAGPYGSFYGKFEMEDFQSTHGSKIPFTPAIRSSLSYGYDFTQMELKASLELNSSSYADIENRTEIPAFADMSLRLGYKLQDNFSLFGQVSNLFNRNNYYWYGYKEKPFDIVFGIDYRW from the coding sequence ATGATAAAGAAAATAATAATACTCGCGTGGGCTATCCCTTGTCTTCTTCTTGCCCAGGAAAATACAGAAAGAAAACAACAGAGCGTTGAACTGCCTGAATTTGTTATAACAGGAGTGGAAAGGGTAAGCCTTCCTACTGTAACTAAACCCAAGGCCGAACTTGTGCCGGTTATGTCTGAGGAGTTCTTTAAGCCTGTCTATTCACCCGAGGACCTCCCGATTGCGGAAATATCCAACCCCGTGAAAAAAGAGGTGACCTTTAATTCCACCGGCTCCAGATATAAAGGCGCTCTCAGCCTTGGCGCAGGATACTACAGACTGCCCGGAGCGGAGCTCACATACGGCTCGGGCTTTGACGGCGGGGCGTTCTTCGGACGTTTGTGGACACTCAACGACAGGGCATACGTTCCTAATTCAAATAAGAGCGGACTGGGACTCGACCTCTCCACATCATTCTTCTCAAGCGATACTTCGGGCTTCCTGCCGGGAACAGTCTACAAGATGGGCGGAGGCTATAATATGAACTCATATAAGTTCTTCGCTTCAGATAATCCTGATGAGACAAGAAATATGCATAAGGGCAACCTCAGGTTGTCAATGTCCAACCTTACAAGCGACTATTTTAAGATCTCGCTTGATGTGACTGATAATATGCTCTACTTAAGCGACAGGGATTTCGGCGAAAACCTTCTCTGGTTAAAAGGCGGCATTGAAACGGGCTACAACGGCTTTAAGATCGCAGGAGATGCAAACGTTAAATACCAGAATATGAACGAAAAGATAAACGGCAAAAGTGCAGTCGGCTTTATGGACGCAAGAGCCTCGCTGAAACTTAAACCCACTGGCGACTGGCAGTTCGGCTTCGGACTTTATTATGCTACTACAGATTCCAGCTGGATGCTTCTGCCCCAGGGATTCTTTTTCCTCAAAATTAGCAACCAGATCTCATTGCTGGGCGAACTGGTGCCGCAGGCAGACTTCCTTTCGGCGGGTGACCTCGCAGGAATAAATAAATATTATAACCTTAACATTGGACACGTATTCCAGAAAAACCCCATTAACCTTAACGTTGCACTTAAGTATGAGTTCGATACTTACTTCGAAATTGAAGGCGGGGTAAAATACTCAAGATTTGATAACTACGCGTACTTCAGGACAAACAAGCTCGAAAGCAGAATTATTGACCTGCCGGGTACGGTTTATCCCCCAAAAGGGAAGTATTATGTCTCAACTACAAAGGCTAACCGCTTGATGGGTTATGCAAACCTGCTTTTCCATGCCGGCCCCTACGGCTCATTCTACGGGAAGTTTGAGATGGAGGATTTCCAGAGCACACACGGCAGCAAGATTCCCTTTACACCTGCCATCCGCTCAAGCCTTTCATACGGCTACGATTTTACGCAGATGGAGCTCAAGGCTTCGCTTGAGCTGAACTCTTCATCTTATGCTGATATTGAAAACAGGACGGAGATTCCGGCCTTTGCAGATATGTCGCTCCGCCTGGGCTATAAGCTTCAGGACAACTTCAGCTTGTTCGGCCAGGTTTCTAATCTCTTTAACAGGAATAACTACTACTGGTACGGCTATAAAGAGAAGCCTTTTGACATAGTTTTCGGAATTGACTATAGATGGTAA